Proteins co-encoded in one Setaria viridis chromosome 9, Setaria_viridis_v4.0, whole genome shotgun sequence genomic window:
- the LOC117835732 gene encoding uncharacterized protein has product MNSVCAKPAGAGAGYFGGARCQRRTRVRASAAAVSAPATMYEVLAVEETAGPEEIKAAYRRAARRWHPDACPGGGDRFMAAREAYEVLSDPERRRGYDIQLRCGAGCGGGFGFGDAGYRAARRAGFADWEAQLAGLQWRAAERRGRAGGETWGSRMRRAAAQQSR; this is encoded by the coding sequence ATGAACTCGGTGTGCGCGAAGcccgcgggcgcgggcgcgggctaCTTCGGCGGGGCCAGGTGCCAGCGGCGGACGCGGGTGCGGgcgtcggccgcggcggtgtcggcgccggcgacgatgtACGAGGTGCTGGCGGTGGAGGAGACGGCGGGGCCCGAGGAGATCAAGGCGGCGTACCGTCGCGCCGCGCGGCGGTGGCACCCGGACGCGTGCCCCGGCGGCGGGGACCGGTTCATGGCGGCCCGGGAGGCCTACGAGGTGCTCTCCGACCCGGAGCGCAGGCGCGGCTACGACATCCAGCTCCGCTGCGGcgcgggctgcggcggcgggttcgGCTTCGGCGACGCCGGCtaccgcgcggcgcggcgcgcggggttCGCGGACTGGGAGGCGCAGCTGGCCGGGCTACAGTGGCGCGCGGCggagcgccgcggccgcgcaggCGGGGAGACGTGGGGCAGCAGGATGCGCCGGGCGGCCGCGCAGCAGTCCCGGTAG
- the LOC117839855 gene encoding probable ADP-ribosylation factor GTPase-activating protein AGD14 isoform X2, with translation MAAASRKEEERNERIVRGLLKLPPNRKCVNCNGLGPQYVCTSFWTFVCVSCSGIHREFTHRVKSVSMSTFSTQEVEALQKGGNQRARESFLKDFDTQKMRLPDSSNIGNLREFIKAVYVERRYAGGRFSERPPRDKQNQKAHEEEHRRASSYHSFSQSPPYDYQYEEQRNGKQSAFLSRKPGSDRGLQGKISGFAYNSHSLHERMSEDGFAGESCGSRTSNCSGSSMSDTVRTAPQSPNFPDNGCFSPPVVKDQSNQQSSYGLTSSQRTVSAGNIDSISLKSGKSSLFDLIFEDDNVQRTQKSTNSAAPSFIAFSDAISAPNQDLFNSTAAQKHHVTNLDQSLDLFANRPTETPSADKAIPAAPSMDNAGWATFDTPPEQKQSSVTGLSYVPATSNDKQTLSRDLFSFESNDEPTWFESSKDNASVTNKSIATSLDTGSSQPWSTFDASSTSTQYTVKGDLSLQGSKGPVDENSSQLWHSFDDVNGAVSHDQLCAQRRIDEHSNVVSISLSTSNPFMCSVASKGSQDDDPAQVFMDGLSPNTLLSASAEPSLEGASTEQMPLNPFELPFDTHSGTPDLFMDVSSLQEALPNPDLPAFLDGLPETWFSSSSCAFVPSASHGGLPCLVEQAPNSPLRNIPVGTVSTGNPFA, from the exons GGGCCGCAGTACGTGTGCACCAGCTTCTGGACCTTCGTCTGCGTCTCCTGCAGCGGCATCCA CCGTGAGTTCACGCACCGTGTGAAATCCGTCTCCATGTCCACGTTCAGCACGCAAGAGGTCGAGGCTCTCCAGAAGGGTGGGAACCAG CGAGCCAGAGAATCGTTCCTGAAGGATTTTGATACCCAGAAAATGAGGCTACCTGATAGCAG CAACATTGGCAATCTTAGGGAATTCATAAAAGCTGTTTATGTGGAGAGAAGGTATGCTGGTGGGAGGTTTTCTGAAAGGCCTCCAAGAGATAAACAG AACCAAAAGGCCCATGAAGAAGAACATAGAAGGGCAAGCTCCTACCATTCATTTTCACAGAGCCCACCTTATGATTACCAGTATGAAGAGCAACGCAATGGGAAACAATCTGCATTCCTGAGTAGGAAGCCTGGCTCAGATCGGGGGCTTCAGGGGAAGATTTCTGGATTTGCTTACAATTCACATAGCCTGCATGAGAGAATGTCTGAGGACGGCTTTGCTGGTGAGAGTTGTGGATCGAGGACTTCTAACTGCTCAGGGTCAAGCATGAGTGATACAGTTAGAACTGCACCGCAATCACCTAATTTTCCTGATAATGGATGTTTCAGCCCACCTGTGGTAAAAGATCAATCAAATCAACAGAGTTCCTATGGGCTCACTAGTTCACAG AGAACTGTATCAGCAGGAAACATAGATTCAATCTCTCTTAAGTCAGGCAAGTCAAGCTTGTTTGATTTGATTTTTGAGGATGATAATGTTCAAAGGACTCAGAAATCCACAAACTCCGCTGCTCCAAGTTTCATAGCCTTTTCTGATGCTATTAGTGCCCCAAATCAAGATCTCTTTAATTCCACAGCTGCTCAGAAACACCATGTAACTAACTTGGATCAATCTCTAGACCTATTTGCAAATAGGCCTACCGAAACTCCATCTGCTGATAAAGCAATACCAGCAGCTCCGTCAATGGACAATGCTGGGTGGGCTACATTTGATACACCTCCAGAGCAAAAGCAATCTTCAGTCACTGGGCTTTCTTATGTTCCTGCCACAAGCAATGATAAACAGACTCTGAGTCgagatttgttttcttttgaatcaAATGATGAGCCAACATGGTTTGAGAGCTCTAAGGATAATGCTTCAGTTACCAATAAATCTATTGCCACATCTCTTGATACAGGCAGTTCTCAG CCTTGGAGCACTTTTGATGCCTCCAGTACTAGCACCCAGTACACTGTCAAGGGAGATCTATCATTGCAAGGTTCTAAAGGACCGGTGGATGAAAATAGTTCTCAG CTCTGGCATTCATTTGATGATGTTAATGGGGCCGTTTCTCATGATCAACTATGTGCTCAACGGCGAATTGATGAGCACAGTAATGTTGTAAGCATTTCCCTTTCAACCAGCAATCCATTTATGTGCTCTGTAGCTTCAAAG GGATCTCAAGATGATGACCCTGCTCAAGTATTCATGGATGGATTATCACCTAATACGTTGCTTTCTGCTTCCGCAGAGCCATCTCTG GAAGGAGCCTCTACTGAGCAGATGCCATTAAATCCATTTGAGCTTCCATTTGACACTCATTCAGGGACTCCTGATCTG TTCATGGACGTAAGTTCATTGCAAGAGGCCTTGCCAAATCCGGATCTACCAGCTTTCCTTGATGGTTTGCCTGAAACATGGTTCTCCAGCAGTTCTTGTGCCTTCGTTCCATCAGCATCACATG GTGGACTACCCTGCCTTGTCGAGCAGGCCCCGAACTCTCCGCTGCG GAACATACCGGTTGGCACTGTATCGACAGGAAATCCTTTCGCATAG
- the LOC117839855 gene encoding probable ADP-ribosylation factor GTPase-activating protein AGD14 isoform X3, which produces MAAASRKEEERNERIVRGLLKLPPNRKCVNCNGLGPQYVCTSFWTFVCVSCSGIHREFTHRVKSVSMSTFSTQEVEALQKGGNQRARESFLKDFDTQKMRLPDSSNIGNLREFIKAVYVERRYAGGRFSERPPRDKQNQKAHEEEHRRASSYHSFSQSPPYDYQYEEQRNGKQSAFLSRKPGSDRGLQGKISGFAYNSHSLHERMSEDGFAGESCGSRTSNCSGSSMSDTVRTAPQSPNFPDNGCFSPPVVKDQSNQQSSYGLTSSQSLLQRTVSAGNIDSISLKSGKSSLFDLIFEDDNVQRTQKSTNSAAPSFIAFSDAISAPNQDLFNSTAAQKHHVTNLDQSLDLFANRPTETPSADKAIPAAPSMDNAGWATFDTPPEQKQSSVTGLSYVPATSNDKQTLSRDLFSFESNDEPTWFESSKDNASVTNKSIATSLDTGSSQPWSTFDASSTSTQYTVKGDLSLQGSKGPVDENSSQLWHSFDDVNGAVSHDQLCAQRRIDEHSNVGSQDDDPAQVFMDGLSPNTLLSASAEPSLEGASTEQMPLNPFELPFDTHSGTPDLFMDVSSLQEALPNPDLPAFLDGLPETWFSSSSCAFVPSASHGGLPCLVEQAPNSPLRNIPVGTVSTGNPFA; this is translated from the exons GGGCCGCAGTACGTGTGCACCAGCTTCTGGACCTTCGTCTGCGTCTCCTGCAGCGGCATCCA CCGTGAGTTCACGCACCGTGTGAAATCCGTCTCCATGTCCACGTTCAGCACGCAAGAGGTCGAGGCTCTCCAGAAGGGTGGGAACCAG CGAGCCAGAGAATCGTTCCTGAAGGATTTTGATACCCAGAAAATGAGGCTACCTGATAGCAG CAACATTGGCAATCTTAGGGAATTCATAAAAGCTGTTTATGTGGAGAGAAGGTATGCTGGTGGGAGGTTTTCTGAAAGGCCTCCAAGAGATAAACAG AACCAAAAGGCCCATGAAGAAGAACATAGAAGGGCAAGCTCCTACCATTCATTTTCACAGAGCCCACCTTATGATTACCAGTATGAAGAGCAACGCAATGGGAAACAATCTGCATTCCTGAGTAGGAAGCCTGGCTCAGATCGGGGGCTTCAGGGGAAGATTTCTGGATTTGCTTACAATTCACATAGCCTGCATGAGAGAATGTCTGAGGACGGCTTTGCTGGTGAGAGTTGTGGATCGAGGACTTCTAACTGCTCAGGGTCAAGCATGAGTGATACAGTTAGAACTGCACCGCAATCACCTAATTTTCCTGATAATGGATGTTTCAGCCCACCTGTGGTAAAAGATCAATCAAATCAACAGAGTTCCTATGGGCTCACTAGTTCACAG TCTCTCTTGCAGAGAACTGTATCAGCAGGAAACATAGATTCAATCTCTCTTAAGTCAGGCAAGTCAAGCTTGTTTGATTTGATTTTTGAGGATGATAATGTTCAAAGGACTCAGAAATCCACAAACTCCGCTGCTCCAAGTTTCATAGCCTTTTCTGATGCTATTAGTGCCCCAAATCAAGATCTCTTTAATTCCACAGCTGCTCAGAAACACCATGTAACTAACTTGGATCAATCTCTAGACCTATTTGCAAATAGGCCTACCGAAACTCCATCTGCTGATAAAGCAATACCAGCAGCTCCGTCAATGGACAATGCTGGGTGGGCTACATTTGATACACCTCCAGAGCAAAAGCAATCTTCAGTCACTGGGCTTTCTTATGTTCCTGCCACAAGCAATGATAAACAGACTCTGAGTCgagatttgttttcttttgaatcaAATGATGAGCCAACATGGTTTGAGAGCTCTAAGGATAATGCTTCAGTTACCAATAAATCTATTGCCACATCTCTTGATACAGGCAGTTCTCAG CCTTGGAGCACTTTTGATGCCTCCAGTACTAGCACCCAGTACACTGTCAAGGGAGATCTATCATTGCAAGGTTCTAAAGGACCGGTGGATGAAAATAGTTCTCAG CTCTGGCATTCATTTGATGATGTTAATGGGGCCGTTTCTCATGATCAACTATGTGCTCAACGGCGAATTGATGAGCACAGTAATGTT GGATCTCAAGATGATGACCCTGCTCAAGTATTCATGGATGGATTATCACCTAATACGTTGCTTTCTGCTTCCGCAGAGCCATCTCTG GAAGGAGCCTCTACTGAGCAGATGCCATTAAATCCATTTGAGCTTCCATTTGACACTCATTCAGGGACTCCTGATCTG TTCATGGACGTAAGTTCATTGCAAGAGGCCTTGCCAAATCCGGATCTACCAGCTTTCCTTGATGGTTTGCCTGAAACATGGTTCTCCAGCAGTTCTTGTGCCTTCGTTCCATCAGCATCACATG GTGGACTACCCTGCCTTGTCGAGCAGGCCCCGAACTCTCCGCTGCG GAACATACCGGTTGGCACTGTATCGACAGGAAATCCTTTCGCATAG
- the LOC117839855 gene encoding probable ADP-ribosylation factor GTPase-activating protein AGD14 isoform X1: MAAASRKEEERNERIVRGLLKLPPNRKCVNCNGLGPQYVCTSFWTFVCVSCSGIHREFTHRVKSVSMSTFSTQEVEALQKGGNQRARESFLKDFDTQKMRLPDSSNIGNLREFIKAVYVERRYAGGRFSERPPRDKQNQKAHEEEHRRASSYHSFSQSPPYDYQYEEQRNGKQSAFLSRKPGSDRGLQGKISGFAYNSHSLHERMSEDGFAGESCGSRTSNCSGSSMSDTVRTAPQSPNFPDNGCFSPPVVKDQSNQQSSYGLTSSQSLLQRTVSAGNIDSISLKSGKSSLFDLIFEDDNVQRTQKSTNSAAPSFIAFSDAISAPNQDLFNSTAAQKHHVTNLDQSLDLFANRPTETPSADKAIPAAPSMDNAGWATFDTPPEQKQSSVTGLSYVPATSNDKQTLSRDLFSFESNDEPTWFESSKDNASVTNKSIATSLDTGSSQPWSTFDASSTSTQYTVKGDLSLQGSKGPVDENSSQLWHSFDDVNGAVSHDQLCAQRRIDEHSNVVSISLSTSNPFMCSVASKGSQDDDPAQVFMDGLSPNTLLSASAEPSLEGASTEQMPLNPFELPFDTHSGTPDLFMDVSSLQEALPNPDLPAFLDGLPETWFSSSSCAFVPSASHGGLPCLVEQAPNSPLRNIPVGTVSTGNPFA, encoded by the exons GGGCCGCAGTACGTGTGCACCAGCTTCTGGACCTTCGTCTGCGTCTCCTGCAGCGGCATCCA CCGTGAGTTCACGCACCGTGTGAAATCCGTCTCCATGTCCACGTTCAGCACGCAAGAGGTCGAGGCTCTCCAGAAGGGTGGGAACCAG CGAGCCAGAGAATCGTTCCTGAAGGATTTTGATACCCAGAAAATGAGGCTACCTGATAGCAG CAACATTGGCAATCTTAGGGAATTCATAAAAGCTGTTTATGTGGAGAGAAGGTATGCTGGTGGGAGGTTTTCTGAAAGGCCTCCAAGAGATAAACAG AACCAAAAGGCCCATGAAGAAGAACATAGAAGGGCAAGCTCCTACCATTCATTTTCACAGAGCCCACCTTATGATTACCAGTATGAAGAGCAACGCAATGGGAAACAATCTGCATTCCTGAGTAGGAAGCCTGGCTCAGATCGGGGGCTTCAGGGGAAGATTTCTGGATTTGCTTACAATTCACATAGCCTGCATGAGAGAATGTCTGAGGACGGCTTTGCTGGTGAGAGTTGTGGATCGAGGACTTCTAACTGCTCAGGGTCAAGCATGAGTGATACAGTTAGAACTGCACCGCAATCACCTAATTTTCCTGATAATGGATGTTTCAGCCCACCTGTGGTAAAAGATCAATCAAATCAACAGAGTTCCTATGGGCTCACTAGTTCACAG TCTCTCTTGCAGAGAACTGTATCAGCAGGAAACATAGATTCAATCTCTCTTAAGTCAGGCAAGTCAAGCTTGTTTGATTTGATTTTTGAGGATGATAATGTTCAAAGGACTCAGAAATCCACAAACTCCGCTGCTCCAAGTTTCATAGCCTTTTCTGATGCTATTAGTGCCCCAAATCAAGATCTCTTTAATTCCACAGCTGCTCAGAAACACCATGTAACTAACTTGGATCAATCTCTAGACCTATTTGCAAATAGGCCTACCGAAACTCCATCTGCTGATAAAGCAATACCAGCAGCTCCGTCAATGGACAATGCTGGGTGGGCTACATTTGATACACCTCCAGAGCAAAAGCAATCTTCAGTCACTGGGCTTTCTTATGTTCCTGCCACAAGCAATGATAAACAGACTCTGAGTCgagatttgttttcttttgaatcaAATGATGAGCCAACATGGTTTGAGAGCTCTAAGGATAATGCTTCAGTTACCAATAAATCTATTGCCACATCTCTTGATACAGGCAGTTCTCAG CCTTGGAGCACTTTTGATGCCTCCAGTACTAGCACCCAGTACACTGTCAAGGGAGATCTATCATTGCAAGGTTCTAAAGGACCGGTGGATGAAAATAGTTCTCAG CTCTGGCATTCATTTGATGATGTTAATGGGGCCGTTTCTCATGATCAACTATGTGCTCAACGGCGAATTGATGAGCACAGTAATGTTGTAAGCATTTCCCTTTCAACCAGCAATCCATTTATGTGCTCTGTAGCTTCAAAG GGATCTCAAGATGATGACCCTGCTCAAGTATTCATGGATGGATTATCACCTAATACGTTGCTTTCTGCTTCCGCAGAGCCATCTCTG GAAGGAGCCTCTACTGAGCAGATGCCATTAAATCCATTTGAGCTTCCATTTGACACTCATTCAGGGACTCCTGATCTG TTCATGGACGTAAGTTCATTGCAAGAGGCCTTGCCAAATCCGGATCTACCAGCTTTCCTTGATGGTTTGCCTGAAACATGGTTCTCCAGCAGTTCTTGTGCCTTCGTTCCATCAGCATCACATG GTGGACTACCCTGCCTTGTCGAGCAGGCCCCGAACTCTCCGCTGCG GAACATACCGGTTGGCACTGTATCGACAGGAAATCCTTTCGCATAG